ATCCTAGCAAAAGGACTTAAAAAAGTTGGCTTTAATCGCCTACTCACAAAATGGGGTATGGCAAAAACTGAAGAAAACGCCAATTCGGCGATTGATAGCTTGGCAAAAGTTGGCTATTACATTGTTTGGCTAGTTTTCTTACCGGGAATATTTGAAAGTTTTGGTGTTCCTGCGATTGGACGTCCAATCCAAACAATGTTAGATACAGGATTAGCTTATCTACCTAATATCTTTGGAGCTATCATTATTTTAGTTATCGGCACTGTCGTTGCACGTTTTGCAAGAAGTGTGGTTTATAACTTATCCGTAGCTGCTAATATTGATTCTTATGTAGCTAAATTTTTAGGTACAAACACAGAAGATCAAGAGGTTGAAGAAAAGAAAGATACATTAGCTTCTGCTTTAGGCGGCATTATTTATTTCTTAATTATTATCCCAATTGCGTTGATCGCACTAGAAACATTAAATATCGACACAATTGCTGAGCCAATCAGCTCTGTTCTAAATACGATCTTAGCCGCTATTCCACATATTGTGGTAGCCGCAATTTTACTTGGTGTTGGTTTAGTTCTTGCAAAATTCTCTGGCCAAGTTGTTGGAGACCTATTAAACGGAACTGGAATCAACAAATATTCAAAAACAATTGAAGATAATACAAATATGTCATTTGACTTAGCGAAATTATCTGGCCAAATTGTTTCTTTTGTAGTAGGTTTATTATTCTTTGTTGAAGCATTGAATGCTCTACAATTAGACATCCTAAACATGGTAGGATCCGCGATTATCGCTTATATTCCTAACTTGATTATTGCAGCCATCATTCTAGTTGCTGTCTTTGTCGGTGGCGACTTTGTTGGCAATGCTATCAGTAAAGCAACAAAAAGTGGCTTAGCTGGTGCAATCTTTAAATTTGCACTAATCATTTTTGGTATCTTCATGGCATTAGAACAATTAGACTTTGCAACTGCTATTGTGCAACAAGCATTCGTCTTGATTCTAGGTGCCGCAGCTGTCGCATTTGCCATTGCATTTGGTATTGGTGGACGTGACTTTGCTAAAAGACAATTAGATAAAGCAGATCACAAAATCGATGAAGAAAAAGATCATTCAGATAACAATTAATTTATCGGTTCAATTAAAAACACAGGTTCCTAAGCTGAAATGCTTTGGAGCCTGTGTTTTATTTTAATTAAAGCAGGAAACAAACTTCGCAACGACTATCTCCTGTTCTTTATTTTTGAATAATGCTTTCCATTTTCTTTATTCATTAATCAAAAATTGAATAAAAGATTCGCAAAGTATTACTCAATTTTGTATTATTGAATAATCGATTTGGATTCTTTTATTCAATATCC
This region of Tetragenococcus osmophilus genomic DNA includes:
- a CDS encoding mechanosensitive ion channel; translated protein: MNTGITALDNLLASLPAIVAGIVLLIVAWIVATILKNILAKGLKKVGFNRLLTKWGMAKTEENANSAIDSLAKVGYYIVWLVFLPGIFESFGVPAIGRPIQTMLDTGLAYLPNIFGAIIILVIGTVVARFARSVVYNLSVAANIDSYVAKFLGTNTEDQEVEEKKDTLASALGGIIYFLIIIPIALIALETLNIDTIAEPISSVLNTILAAIPHIVVAAILLGVGLVLAKFSGQVVGDLLNGTGINKYSKTIEDNTNMSFDLAKLSGQIVSFVVGLLFFVEALNALQLDILNMVGSAIIAYIPNLIIAAIILVAVFVGGDFVGNAISKATKSGLAGAIFKFALIIFGIFMALEQLDFATAIVQQAFVLILGAAAVAFAIAFGIGGRDFAKRQLDKADHKIDEEKDHSDNN